A genome region from Coffea arabica cultivar ET-39 chromosome 7e, Coffea Arabica ET-39 HiFi, whole genome shotgun sequence includes the following:
- the LOC113700635 gene encoding uncharacterized protein, whose protein sequence is MFKITSQLSLCGEKVTDEDMLEKTFSTFHVSNMLVQQQYREKGFKKYSELIACLLLAEQNNELLLKNHESRPTGASPFPEANATQFQNSGRGRGRGRRGGRGGGRGRGRGRGRDRSKFVPCENFNRGKQQNVSQKRENNYDQKNGEKKVYEEKCYQCGMEGHWSRTCCTAEYLVDLYQASLKNKDKGVETNFIDQKNDYDDGDDADMTHLDVADFFEHPEDVNKYPMII, encoded by the coding sequence ATGTTCAAAATCACTTCTCAATTATCATTATGTGGCGAAAAAGTCACTGATGAAGATATGTTAGAGAAAACATTTTCTACTTTTCATGTCTCTAACATGCTCGTGCAGCAGCAATATCGAGAGAAGgggtttaaaaaatattctgaacTTATTGCATGTCTTCTCTTGGCTGAACAAAACAATGAATTGTTGCTGAAAAATCATGAGTCCCGACCAACTGGTGCAAGTCCATTCCCTGAAGCGAATGCGACCCAATTTCAAAATTCtggtcgaggtcgtggacgtggccgtagAGGTGGCCGTGGAGGAGGCcgcggacgtggtcgtggccgtggacgTGATCGTAGTAAATTTGTGCCCTGTGAAAATTTTAACCGTGGCAAGCAACAAAATGTTTCCCAAAAGAGGGAAAATAACTACGAtcagaaaaatggagaaaagaaagtttatgaagaaaaatgctaCCAGTGTGGTATGGAAGGTCATTGGTCTCGTACCTGTTGTACGGCCGAATATCTTGTTGACCTCTATCAAGCatcattgaaaaataaagacAAAGGTGTTGAGACAAATTTCATTGATCAAAAGAATGACTATGATGATGGTGATGATGCTGACATGACACACCTCGATGTTGCTGATTTTTTTGAACATCCTGAAGATGTCAACAAATATCCCATGATTATTTAG
- the LOC113702348 gene encoding uncharacterized protein has translation MTKTSGTDRISRGAIGIVPEELTEDNYEEWKRCLKYYLVGHGLWGVVSGKEQDPLKESQDKKQEHEEWQKRNALALHAIQLSCGTRTYVKVKAAHNSAHVAWNHLAEKLKPHKLLTAHDLEDENSHGEDEGQKEYLHYEKLYKAIEKGHFHLTKHLLDQEQHAVKAIVSSHNETALHIAILGGHIRIAKELLHRMAREDLEVVNEYGSTALTLAAISGETRLAKAIVEKNDRLLIKANDRDDGQLPVIEAALYGQKHIVKYLYRVTPKEHLSPDRGENGATLLNALITAEVYDVASMLLRRYPKLGVTPDHNGDYTLRLLAHKPSAFPSGTKLSFWKNLIYSCVMVHFQWGSTTDSHEGEVTNAQRASMTEDHNIDIHDPSDDEMPKTGNQGLTSSVLRILRGLGWLMLRCLVPDIKQIHDRKLIHKEAIQLLTCIFKEIRTLSKKELEKMDIDKILYDAIEHGIIEFVDEIFKFTPEIIYKKDKRGRTLFSHAIVLRQEKIYSLIYALGTRKSILARRHDYFQNNFLHLAAKLSPESQLDRVSGAALQMQRELQWFQEVESIVQPKMKEEKNGSNKTPSALFSDEHKVLAKEGERWMKNTAGSSMIVGTLISAVMFTTAFTVPGGNHSTTGLPVMLETQPKAFLFFMASNALSMFTSSTSILMFLGILTARYAEENFLKSLPTKLIFGITCLFISIVTMMASFGTALYLMLIKQVAWIAYPIIVFSVIPIALYSLLQFPLLVEMISRTYGYGIFDKPRKKLFSFHT, from the exons ATGACGAAAACTTCAG GAACTGATAGGATTAGTAGAGGTGCAATTGGAATTGTTCCTGAGGAGCTCACTGAGGATAACTATGAGGAATGGAAAAGAtgcttgaaatattatttggttGGTCATGGCCTTTGGGGTGTTGTTAGTGGAAAGGAGCAGGATCCTCTAAAAGAGAGTCAAGATAAGAAACAGGAACACGAGGAATGGCAGAAGAGGAATGCATTGGCCTTACATGCCATCCAACTTTCATGCGGAACACGAACATATGTTAAAGTCAAAGCAGCTCACAATTCTGCCCATGTTGCATGGAATCATTTGGCTGAAAAACTAAAGCCCCACAAACTACTCACAGCACATGACCTTGAAGATGAAAACAGCCATGGTGAAGATGAAG GACAGAAAGAGTACCTTCATTATGAGAAATTGTACAAAGCAATCGAGAAAGGTCATTTTCATCTCACAAAACATCTCCTTGATCAAGAGCAACACGCTGTTAAGGCAATAGTTTCATCACATAATGAAACTGCACTTCACATTGCCATTCTGGGTGGACACATAAGAATTGCAAAGGAGTTATTGCACAGAATGGCACGAGAAGACTTGGAAGTTGTTAATGAATATGGATCCACAGCTCTGACTCTTGCTGCAATCAGTGGTGAAACAAGGTTGGCAAAGGCAATAGTGGAAAAAAATGACAGGCTACTTATCAAGGCAAATGACCGTGACGACGGGCAGCTTCCTGTCATTGAGGCTGCTTTGTATGGTCAAAAGCATATTGTTAAGTATCTATACAGGGTAACACCAAAGGAGCATCTAAGTCCAGATAGGGGTGAAAATGGAGCTACATTGCTTAACGCGCTAATTACAGCAGAAGTATATG ATGTTGCTTCAATGCTGCTTCGACGGTATCCAAAACTTGGCGTCACCCCTGATCATAATGGTGACTACACTCTCAGGTTACTGGCTCACAAGCCATCTGCATTTCCTAGTGGAACCAAACTTTCtttctggaaaaatttgatCTATTCAT GTGTAATGGTACATTTTCAATGGGGGAGTACAACAGATTCTCATGAAGGTGAGGTAACAAATGCTCAAAGAGCAAGCATGACTGAAGACCACAACATTGACATTCATGATCCTAGTGATGATGAGATGCCTAAGACAGGGAATCAAGGCCTTACTAGCTCTG TACTGAGGATTTTGCGTGGACTTGGTTGGCTCATGTTAAGATGCCTCG TCCCAGATATAAAGCAAATACATGACAGGAAATTGATTCATAAAGAAGCCATTCAACTGCTAACCTGCATATTTAAGGAAATCCGGACATTGAGCAAGAAAGAACTTGAAAAGATGGACATTGATAAAATTTTGTATGATGCGATTGAGCATGGAATCATTGAGTTCGttgatgaaattttcaaatttacgCCAGAAATCATATATAAAAAAGACAAAAGGGGCAGAACACTTTTTTCACATGCAATTGTGCTTCGCCAAGAGAAAATTTATAGCCTTATATACGCCTTGGGAACAAGAAAGAGCATACTGGCACGTAGGCATGATTATTTCCAAAACAATTTCTTACATCTAGCAGCCAAGCTGTCTCCAGAGTCTCAACTTGACAGGGTTTCTGGAGCAGCTCTTCAAATGCAAAGGGAACTACAATGGTTTCAG GAGGTTGAGAGTATTGTACAACCAAAGATGAAAGAAGAGAAGAATGGTAGTAATAAAACACCTTCCGCCCTCTTTTCTGATGAGCATAAGGTTTTGGCCAAGGAAGGAGAGAGATGGATGAAAAATACAGCAGGATCAAGTATGATTGTGGGAACTCTCATTTCTGCAGTCATGTTTACAACTGCCTTCACAGTTCCAGGCGGTAATCATAGTACAACAGGGCTCCCTGTCATGCTAGAAACTCAACCAAAGGCATTCTTGTTTTTTATGGCATCAAATGCACTGTCGATGTTCACTTCTTCAACATCGATTCTGATGTTCTTGGGGATTCTCACTGCACGTTATGCAGAAGAAAATTTTCTCAAGTCCTTACCCACAAAGTTAATATTTGGAATCACATGCTTGTTCATCTCGATAGTCACCATGATGGCGTCATTTGGTACTGCTCTCTATCTGATGCTGATCAAACAAGTAGCTTGGATTGCCTATCCAATCATTGTTTTCTCTGTTATTCCAATAGCTCTTTACTCATTGCTGCAATTCCCTCTTCTGGTTGAGATGATCAGTCGCACATACGGATATGGCATCTTTGACAAACCTAGAAAGAAACTCTTCAGTTTTCATACCTGA